The sequence GAGCGGTGATGAGGACGACGGACCCGCAAGCCCCACCCGCCGACCCGACGGTGCCGCCGCTGCCGGGCCTGCGCCAGCTGCGCTGGCCGACCTGGCGCGGCGTGCTGGTCCGGGCCGGCCGCAACTACCTGCGGGACAACTGCACGGACTTGGCCGCCGCGCTCACCTACTACGGGGTGCTGGCACTCTTTCCCGCCACCGTCGTGGTGGTCGCCCTGGTGGGCCTGGTCTCCGACGGGGAACGCACCGTCGACACGGTGCTCGACCTGGCCCGCGACGTCGGCGCCGGCTCGGTGGTGGCCGACGAGAGCTTCGTCGGCGTGGTCCGGGCGGTGGTGGACCAGAACAGCTCCGCCGGGGTGCTGCTCAGCTTCGGCCTGCTCGGTGCCCTCTGGTCGGCCTCGAACTTCATCGCGTCGTTCACCCGGGCCTCGAACGCGATCTACGGAGTGGCCGAGGGACGGCCGGTGTGGCGGCTGCGCCCGATGCAGCTCGGGCTCGCGGCACTGTCGCTGGTGCTGCTCGCCACGGTCGCCGCCGGCCTGATCGTCAGCGGGCCGGTCGCCGACGCGGTCGGCGACCTGCTCGGAGCCGGCGACGCCGCCCGGACCACCTGGTCGGTGGCCAAGTGGCCGGCGCTGGCGTTGATCGCGATGCTGCTGATGTCCCTGCTGTTCTGGGTCGCGCCGAACGTGCGCCAGCCACGGTTCCGCTGGCTCACCCCCGGCGGGACGGTGGCCCTGGTCACCTGGACGCTCGGCTCGTTCGGCTTCGGGCTGTACGTGGCCAACTTCGGCTCGTACGACGCGACCTACGGCAGCCTGGGGGCGGTGATCGCCTTCCTGGTCTGGCTCTACCTGTCCAATTCCGCGCTGATGCTCGGTGTCCAGATCAACGCCGAACTCCAGCGCGGCCGGGCGCTCCAGTCGGGCGCGCCGGACACCGGCGAACCCGTCCTGCGGCCCCGGTCGCCGGCCGGTTCGTGACTGCTTGCCGGGTTTACCACCAGCCCCTTCGGGTAGCGCAGAAGGCATGGATCGCGGCAGCAGCAAGCACGCACCGAGGGTCGACGAGCAGATGAGTCAGGAGGTCAACGGCGTCGTACAGGGGCCGGGCGCCGGCGGCTCACGGGTCGACGAGTTCCGGGTTCCGGAGCCCGCGGGAGAGGACCAGCCGGAGCCGACCACCGCCCCGGCCGGCGACACGCGTGGCGGCACACCTCAGGGCATGAGTTCGGAGGACGTCGAGGCACGCAGCCGGCTCGGACGGTTCATCACGCTGAGCGCCCTACCCGGCGACCGGGCCGCGCTGCTCGCCAACGCGCGGGGGAACGAGGCCCCCGACGACGTGCTGGCCGAGCTGGAGCGCCTGCCCGAGGGCATCCGGTACCAGACGGTGTCCGAGGTGTGGGCGGCGCTCGGCCACACCAACGAGACAACGCGCTGGTGAGGCGGACCAGACCGGTCCACCGCCCTCACGGGTGCAGGAAAGGATTCTGATGAGTGGTGTTACGGAGCATGTCGACGTTGCCGTCCCGGTACGGACGGCGTACGACCAGTGGACTCAGTTCGAGGAGTTTCCCCACTTCATGGAGGGCGTGGAGGAGGTCCGCCAGCTCTCCGACACGTTGACCCACTGGACCGTCGAGGTCGCCGGCGTGAAGCGCGAGTTCGACGCCGAGATCACCGAGCAGCTGCCCGACGAGCGGGTGGCCTGGCGGTCGACCGGCGGCACCCAGCACGCCGGGGTGGTCACCTTCCACCGGCTGGACGAGAACAGCAGCCGGGTCAGCCTCCAGTTGGAGTTCGACCCGCACGGCGTCATCGAGAAGGCCGGCGAGAAGCTCGGCGTGGTCGACCGCCGGGCAAAGGGCGATCTCCAACGGTTCAAGACGTTCATCGAGCGGCGTGGTCAGGAGACCGGCGCCTGGCGCGGCAAGGTCGACCGCCCGCAGCCCTGATCGAACGGAAGTCTGTCGACGGCCGCCGGTCCGCCCGGCGGCCGTCGCCGTGCCCGCGGGCGGGCCGCGCGTCGTTTGCGGCGAACCGGCCCGGGTACCGCGATGACATGACCGACGACAGGGTGTGGCGCGACGAGGAACGGCTCCCGCTCGAAGAACTGGATCGGGCCGTCGCCCGCTCCACGCTCGACGGGCAGGCCGACGACGTGACCGGCAACGACGCCGGGGAGGAGGCCGCCTTCGGGCACGGCCCCGAGGCGGCCGACCGGGGTGGCGAGGCCACCGACACCGGTCGTGAGCCGACCGACCGTGACCGGGCGTACCGCCCCTCCACCACCGGCCGCACCGGCCCCGACACCTTCTGACACCACTGCGGGTACGCTCTGGTCACCGGAACGACCAGACGCGTACCCGAAGTGCGTTTTGCCGCCGGACGGGCCCGGCCAAATGGTCAGTGAATCAGGACGACACAGCCAGAATCGGCCGTTCGGCTGACGGCAACGCCGGTGCCACGCGCAAGACTTTCGGAATGCATCAGGGCTCCGGCTTCCTCACCACGCGTCAGCGCCGCCTCGCCTGGCTCGGTTTCCTCCTCGCCGCCGTCCAGGCGCCGGTCTCCGCCAAACTGGTCGAGGACAGCTCCTGGCTGTTCAGCCTCTGCGTCGCGCTGATGGTGGCGACCGTGATCATCGCCGACGACGCCGCCCGGCGCCGCCCCGCGGACGCCCGTTCCTCGGACTGACCTCGGGGGTCACGGGCGGGCCTCGTGTCCGGGCCGGCCCCGGCTGCGGCGACGCTCCTTCATCTCCGCCTCGTGGAGGTGCCGCCGGCCGCCGACCAGTTGCTCGCGTGCCGAGCGGTCCACGTCGCTGAACAGCGCGTGGTAGCCGTCGTCGAAGTCCTCGACGATCTGGAAGGTCCACCGGCCGGCGATGACGTTGCGGCCCACCAGTTCGTCGGCGATCCGGTCGGCGATCGCGGGATGACCCGCAGCGCGGAACATCCGTACCGCGTCGTCGAGCATCAGGTCGGCGTGGCCGATGAGCTGGTGCAGCGAGTACAGGTGACCGCGGGCG is a genomic window of Micromonospora tarapacensis containing:
- a CDS encoding YihY/virulence factor BrkB family protein, translated to MRTTDPQAPPADPTVPPLPGLRQLRWPTWRGVLVRAGRNYLRDNCTDLAAALTYYGVLALFPATVVVVALVGLVSDGERTVDTVLDLARDVGAGSVVADESFVGVVRAVVDQNSSAGVLLSFGLLGALWSASNFIASFTRASNAIYGVAEGRPVWRLRPMQLGLAALSLVLLATVAAGLIVSGPVADAVGDLLGAGDAARTTWSVAKWPALALIAMLLMSLLFWVAPNVRQPRFRWLTPGGTVALVTWTLGSFGFGLYVANFGSYDATYGSLGAVIAFLVWLYLSNSALMLGVQINAELQRGRALQSGAPDTGEPVLRPRSPAGS
- a CDS encoding DUF2795 domain-containing protein; translated protein: MDRGSSKHAPRVDEQMSQEVNGVVQGPGAGGSRVDEFRVPEPAGEDQPEPTTAPAGDTRGGTPQGMSSEDVEARSRLGRFITLSALPGDRAALLANARGNEAPDDVLAELERLPEGIRYQTVSEVWAALGHTNETTRW
- a CDS encoding SRPBCC family protein — protein: MSGVTEHVDVAVPVRTAYDQWTQFEEFPHFMEGVEEVRQLSDTLTHWTVEVAGVKREFDAEITEQLPDERVAWRSTGGTQHAGVVTFHRLDENSSRVSLQLEFDPHGVIEKAGEKLGVVDRRAKGDLQRFKTFIERRGQETGAWRGKVDRPQP